One window of the Cryptomeria japonica chromosome 7, Sugi_1.0, whole genome shotgun sequence genome contains the following:
- the LOC131052429 gene encoding uncharacterized protein LOC131052429, which translates to MNVFCPQLLETKLMHIVNDTRMNRITYMYLSKLSNLAGLSQNFSSGNVGSPIPQCPPTLTAINNHTDIHCGKSIEIKGAKQIVIQHGKPIRKTNKKPSTGKEKGDINFHQSKLSEKQKAVLMAVSEGKSVFFSGAAGTGKTSLLRKCVAILKKNHGVKSVFVTASTGIAASALKGTTLHSFAGIGMGLDSEENLLLKVGRGQALNRWRKAKALVIDEISMIDGDLFDKLNCIAKRFSSQKQTGEEFGGRQLVVTGDFGQLPPVNPPNLEKQFAFQADCWHKCFDMQTELDIIFRQSDLPFMKMLNEFRRGICSPESIDMLRPCLGRPELDDGMLFTKLYPHRLDVTRENEQKLRELEKEMFTFYAEDSGHEYAISRLDSTPVVKELSLCIGAQVMLTYNINIKNGLVNGRKGVVQGFELDTDQTNEKAITHKGVWPVVKFQNLKQPKIIKPECYEVHDFDKNGKVIVAAKRKQVPLILAWALSLHKSQGMTLDRIETDLSNAFGCGMVYLALSRLKKLDGLRLLGFDPSKVKAHPDVLDFYEKLSKH; encoded by the coding sequence ATGAATGTTTTCTGTCCTCAGTTACTTGAAACCAAGCTGATGCATATCGTTAACGATACCCGTATGAACAGAATAACATACATGTACTTATCAAAACTGAGCAACTTGGCCGGGCTTTCCCAAAACTTTTCATCTGGTAATGTAGGTTCCCCAATACCTCAATGTCCACCTACACTCACTGCTATAAACAACCATACAGATATCCATTGTGGTAAGTCAATTGAAATCAAAGGAGCCAAGCAGATAGTTATCCAGCATGGAAAGCCAATTAGAAAGACAAATAAGAAACCTAGCACTGGGAAGGAGAAGGGAGACATAAACTTCCATCAGAGTAAACTTTCAGAAAAACAGAAGGCAGTATTAATGGCCGTCTCAGAGGGAAAATCTGTCTTCTTCTCTGGAGCAGCTGGAACAGGCAAAACTAGTCTGCTTCGGAAGTGCGTAGcaattctaaaaaaaaatcatgggGTAAAATCTGTTTTCGTAACAGCATCGACTGGCATTGCTGCCTCTGCCCTGAAAGGAACTACTTTACATTCCTTTGCTGGAATCGGTATGGGTTTGGATAGTGAGGAGAATTTGCTGTTAAAGGTGGGTCGTGGCCAAGCACTAAACAGATGGAGAAAAGCAAAAGCCCTCGTCATTGATGAAATAAGTATGATTGACGGCGATTTGTTTGACAAATTGAATTGCATTGCGAAAAGATTTAGTTCCCAAAAGCAAACAGGTGAAGAATTCGGAGGCCGACAGCTGGTAGTGACTGGGGATTTTGGCCAGCTTCCTCCTGTAAATccaccaaatcttgaaaaacaatttgcatttcaaGCTGATTGTTGGCATAAATGCTTTGACATGCAGACAGAGCTGGACATAATTTTTAGGCAGTCAGATTTGCCGTTCATGAAGATGTTGAATGAATTCCGACGAGGCATCTGTAGCCCTGAAAGCATTGATATGCTTAGACCTTGCCTAGGACGACCGGAACTTGATGATGGTATGCTATTCACAAAACTGTATCCCCACAGGCTTGATGTCACAAGGGAAAACGAACAGAAACTGAGGGAACTTGAGAAGGAAATGTTCACTTTCTACGCGGAGGACAGTGGTCATGAGTATGCAATATCTCGACTTGACAGTACGCCTGTTGTCAAGGAGCTTTCACTCTGTATTGGGGCTCAAGTGATGCTCACGTataatataaacataaaaaatggcTTGGTGAATGGAAGAAAGGGTGTAGTTCAGGGATTCGAATTAGATACCGATCAAACCAATGAAAAGGCCATCACACACAAAGGTGTTTGGCCAGTTGTCAAATTTCAAAATCTTAAGCAACCAAAGATTATAAAACCCGAGTGTTATGAGGTGCATGATTTTGACAAGAATGGTAAAGTTATAGTAGCTGCTAAGAGGAAACAAGTTCCACTGATTTTAGCATGGGCTCTAAGTTTGCACAAGAGTCAAGGAATGACATTGGACAGAATTGAAACAGATCTTAGCAATGCATTTGGTTGTGGCATGGTATACTTAGCCCTGTCGCGGTTAAAGAAGTTAGACGGGCTTAGACTCCTTGGATTTGATCCTTCAAAAGTAAAAGCACATCCTGATGTTCTTGACTTCTATGAAAAGCTTAGCAAGCATTGA